A single Stutzerimonas stutzeri DNA region contains:
- a CDS encoding sulfate/molybdate ABC transporter ATP-binding protein produces MSIEVSHVSKQFGRFKALNEIDLNIASGELVALLGPSGCGKTTLLRIIAGLETPDSGRIVFHGEDVSGRDVRDRNVGFVFQHYALFRHMTVFDNVAFGLRMKPRRERPSEHQIKDKVLELLELVQLDWLAGRYPDQLSGGQRQRIALARALAVAPKVLLLDEPFGALDAKVRKELRRWLARLHEEVHLTSVFVTHDQQEAMEVADRIVVMNKGVVEQIGSPAEVYRQPASDFVYHFLGDANQLQIGERQVLFRPHEVHLSRRMADDHQPAVVRDIRLLGAVTRVTLRVVGQPHPIEAEVAHDHASLTDLARGATLFFKPAVAVSVPPRAAPIAR; encoded by the coding sequence ATGTCCATCGAAGTGAGCCACGTCAGCAAGCAGTTCGGCCGGTTCAAAGCCCTGAACGAGATCGATCTGAACATCGCCAGCGGCGAACTGGTCGCCCTGCTCGGCCCCTCTGGCTGCGGCAAGACCACCCTTTTGCGCATCATCGCCGGGCTGGAAACCCCCGACAGCGGGCGCATCGTGTTCCATGGCGAGGACGTGTCCGGGCGAGATGTGCGCGATCGCAACGTCGGTTTCGTGTTCCAGCACTACGCGCTGTTCCGCCACATGACGGTGTTCGACAACGTCGCCTTCGGCCTGCGCATGAAGCCGCGGCGTGAGCGCCCTAGCGAGCACCAGATAAAGGATAAAGTCCTCGAGCTGCTCGAACTGGTCCAACTTGACTGGCTCGCCGGGCGCTACCCCGACCAGCTTTCCGGCGGCCAGCGCCAACGCATCGCGCTGGCCCGGGCGCTGGCGGTGGCGCCCAAGGTGCTGCTGCTCGACGAACCCTTCGGCGCCCTGGACGCCAAGGTTCGCAAGGAGCTGCGTCGTTGGCTGGCACGCCTGCACGAAGAAGTGCACCTGACGTCGGTGTTCGTCACCCACGATCAGCAAGAAGCGATGGAGGTGGCCGACCGCATCGTGGTGATGAACAAGGGCGTAGTCGAGCAGATCGGCTCGCCGGCCGAGGTCTATCGGCAGCCGGCCAGCGACTTCGTCTATCACTTCCTGGGCGATGCCAACCAATTGCAGATCGGCGAGCGGCAGGTTCTGTTCCGACCACACGAGGTCCACCTGTCCCGCCGCATGGCGGACGATCACCAGCCAGCGGTGGTCCGCGATATCAGGCTGCTAGGCGCCGTCACGCGGGTCACGCTCAGGGTGGTGGGCCAGCCGCACCCCATCGAGGCGGAAGTCGCCCACGACCACGCCAGCCTGACCGACCTCGCTCGAGGCGCCACGCTGTTCTTCAAGCCGGCCGTGGCCGTGAGCGTGCCGCCCAGAGCGGCTCCGATCGCCCGCTAG
- the cysW gene encoding sulfate ABC transporter permease subunit CysW produces the protein MTATTLIAVPLGRARQGTPLAQRLLIVAAWLTFAVFLLLPLLVVLGEALKLGLGTFFGAILEADALAALKLTLLAVGISVPLNLVFGVAAAWCVSKYTFTGKSLLVTLIDLPFSVSPVIAGLIYVLLFGAQGFFGQWLADRDIQIIFALPGIVLATVFVTVPFVARELIPLMQEQGTQEEEAARLLGANGWQMFWHVTLPNIRWGLIYGVVLCTARAMGEFGAVSVVSGHIRGYTNTLPLHVEILYNEYNHVAAFSVASLLLLLALLILLLKQWSESRLQHLRTAVGEE, from the coding sequence ATGACCGCCACGACCCTGATCGCCGTACCGCTTGGCAGAGCCCGCCAGGGCACCCCGTTGGCGCAGCGACTGCTGATCGTAGCCGCCTGGCTGACGTTCGCGGTGTTCCTGCTGTTGCCCCTGCTGGTGGTGCTGGGCGAAGCGTTGAAACTCGGCCTCGGCACGTTCTTCGGCGCGATCCTCGAAGCCGATGCCCTCGCCGCGCTGAAACTGACCCTGCTGGCCGTCGGGATTTCCGTACCGCTCAACCTGGTTTTCGGCGTGGCCGCGGCCTGGTGCGTCAGCAAATACACGTTCACCGGCAAAAGCCTGCTGGTGACGCTGATCGACCTGCCCTTCTCGGTCTCGCCAGTCATCGCCGGGCTGATCTACGTGCTGCTCTTCGGGGCCCAGGGCTTTTTCGGTCAATGGCTGGCCGACCGCGACATTCAGATCATCTTCGCCCTGCCCGGCATCGTCCTGGCCACGGTGTTCGTGACCGTGCCGTTCGTCGCGCGCGAGCTGATTCCGCTGATGCAGGAGCAGGGCACCCAGGAAGAGGAAGCGGCGCGGCTGCTCGGTGCCAACGGTTGGCAGATGTTCTGGCATGTGACCCTGCCCAACATCCGTTGGGGCCTGATCTATGGCGTGGTGCTCTGTACCGCCCGGGCGATGGGCGAGTTCGGCGCGGTGTCGGTCGTCTCCGGGCACATCCGCGGCTACACCAACACGCTGCCGCTGCATGTCGAGATTCTCTACAACGAATACAACCATGTCGCTGCCTTCAGCGTGGCCAGCCTGCTGTTGCTGCTGGCGCTGCTGATCCTGCTGCTCAAGCAGTGGAGCGAATCGCGCCTTCAACATCTCAGAACCGCCGTCGGCGAGGAGTGA
- the cysT gene encoding sulfate ABC transporter permease subunit CysT encodes MSTRTSPVIPGFGLTLGYTLVYLSLLVLIPLGALFVHAAQLTWDQFWAIVTAPRVVAALKLSFATAFVAALINGVIGSLLAWVLVRYRFPGRKIIEAMIDLPFALPTAVAGIALTALYAPNGVIGRLAAELGVKIAYTPIGITLALTFVTLPFVVRTLQPVLADIPREVEEAAACLGAKPLQIARHVLLPALLPAWLTGFSLAFARGVGEYGSVIFIAGNMPMKTEILPLLIMVKLDQYDYHGATAIGVLMLLVSFVLLLAINLLQRRLSHG; translated from the coding sequence ATGTCTACCCGCACGTCCCCCGTCATACCCGGATTCGGGCTGACGCTGGGGTACACCCTGGTGTACCTCAGCCTGCTGGTACTGATCCCACTCGGTGCCCTGTTCGTCCATGCGGCACAGCTGACCTGGGACCAGTTCTGGGCCATCGTCACCGCGCCACGCGTGGTCGCGGCGCTGAAGCTGAGCTTCGCTACCGCTTTTGTCGCCGCGCTGATCAACGGCGTGATCGGTTCGCTGCTGGCCTGGGTGCTGGTGCGCTATCGCTTCCCCGGCCGCAAAATCATCGAGGCGATGATAGACCTGCCTTTCGCCTTGCCCACCGCCGTGGCGGGCATCGCCCTGACCGCCCTGTATGCACCCAACGGCGTGATCGGCCGGTTGGCCGCCGAACTGGGCGTGAAGATCGCCTATACCCCGATCGGCATCACCCTGGCGCTGACGTTCGTCACCCTGCCCTTCGTCGTCCGCACGCTGCAGCCGGTGTTGGCCGACATCCCACGCGAAGTGGAGGAAGCCGCCGCATGCCTGGGCGCCAAACCGCTGCAGATCGCTCGTCATGTGCTGCTACCGGCATTATTGCCGGCCTGGCTGACGGGGTTTTCCCTGGCGTTTGCCAGGGGCGTGGGCGAGTACGGATCGGTCATCTTCATCGCCGGCAACATGCCGATGAAGACCGAGATCCTGCCGCTGCTGATCATGGTCAAGCTCGACCAGTACGACTACCACGGCGCCACGGCCATCGGTGTGCTGATGCTGCTGGTGTCTTTCGTCCTGCTGCTGGCGATCAATCTGCTGCAGCGCCGCCTATCCCATGGTTGA
- a CDS encoding sulfate ABC transporter substrate-binding protein, whose amino-acid sequence MSIGKSILAVLASTLIVGQAVAASELLNVSYDPTRELYVDFNAAFNKHWQAQGHEPLRIQQSHGGSGKQARAVIDGLRADVVTLALAGDIDELHRIGKLIPADWQSRLPDASTPYTSTIVFLVRKGNPKGIEDWDDLVKPGVEVITPNPKTSGGARWNFLAAWAWARQQYGSEEQAKQYVAQLYKQVPVLDTGARGSTITFVNNQIGDVLLAWENEAFLALKEEGGDALEIVAPSLSILAEPPVAVVDKNVERKGTREVAQAYLNYLYSDEGQRIAARHFYRPRNQAVAAEFADRFPALTLVTIDQDFGGWSNAQPKFFNDGGVFDEIYQAH is encoded by the coding sequence ATGTCCATCGGAAAATCCATCCTGGCCGTTCTGGCCAGCACCCTCATCGTCGGCCAGGCAGTTGCCGCCAGCGAACTGCTCAACGTGTCTTACGACCCGACACGCGAGCTGTATGTCGATTTCAACGCCGCTTTCAACAAACACTGGCAGGCGCAGGGCCACGAACCGCTGCGCATTCAGCAATCCCATGGCGGCTCGGGCAAGCAGGCCCGCGCGGTGATCGACGGCCTGCGCGCCGACGTGGTGACGCTGGCGCTGGCGGGCGACATCGATGAGCTGCACCGGATCGGAAAATTGATCCCTGCCGACTGGCAGAGCCGCCTGCCGGATGCCAGCACACCTTATACCTCGACCATCGTATTCCTGGTTCGCAAGGGCAACCCGAAGGGCATCGAGGACTGGGACGATCTGGTCAAGCCTGGCGTCGAGGTGATCACCCCGAATCCTAAAACCTCCGGCGGCGCGCGCTGGAATTTCCTTGCCGCATGGGCCTGGGCCAGGCAGCAGTACGGCAGCGAAGAGCAAGCCAAGCAGTACGTCGCCCAACTCTACAAGCAGGTGCCGGTGCTCGACACCGGCGCGCGTGGCTCGACCATCACCTTCGTCAACAACCAGATTGGCGACGTCTTGCTGGCCTGGGAGAACGAAGCCTTCCTGGCGCTCAAGGAAGAGGGCGGCGATGCCCTGGAAATCGTCGCGCCGTCACTGTCGATCCTCGCCGAGCCTCCGGTTGCGGTGGTCGACAAGAATGTCGAGCGCAAGGGGACTCGCGAAGTGGCGCAGGCGTACCTGAACTATCTCTACAGCGATGAGGGCCAGCGCATCGCCGCCAGGCACTTCTATCGTCCCCGCAACCAGGCGGTCGCAGCCGAGTTCGCCGATCGGTTTCCAGCCTTGACGCTGGTGACCATCGACCAGGACTTCGGCGGCTGGAGCAACGCCCAGCCGAAGTTCTTCAACGATGGCGGCGTGTTCGACGAGATTTACCAGGCGCACTGA
- the oscA gene encoding sulfur starvation response protein OscA, whose amino-acid sequence MNDTLRTPESQDDASVLREIRSALQDLRFGSVEITLHNGLVVQIERKEKFRLQPSGKQA is encoded by the coding sequence ATGAACGACACGCTTCGCACGCCGGAGAGTCAGGACGATGCCAGCGTCCTGCGTGAAATCCGCAGCGCTTTGCAGGACCTCAGGTTCGGCTCGGTGGAGATCACCCTGCATAACGGCCTGGTCGTACAGATCGAGCGAAAAGAGAAATTCCGCCTGCAGCCCTCCGGCAAGCAGGCCTGA
- a CDS encoding alkaline phosphatase family protein, with product MPNPAPSDAVTTLPLVLAGPILRRLEAGRLVLWLVGSESLSLRLALHPEGEAARVVTLDEEGCRRLRLGTSAWLHLVDVRLEVPLPRDRLVEYDVLVARNGVTRGVADWAPHLIHGGTERPAFVIRSRYDDLLHGSCRKPHYPAADGLLVVDALVADVRQDPLRWPAALLMTGDQVYADDVAGPTLVAIHALIRRLGLYGECLEGAVVADSDELMTHPATYYRREQLLPAFKSNEALRERFFGGVEKPVFTTSNAHNHLVSLGEVLAMYLLVWSPLPWQLIELQAPPLDGDLAERYAREARCIEAFRAGLPQVARALAHLPSLMIFDDHDITDDWNLSARWEQTAYGHPFSRRIIGNALLGYLLCQGWGNAPDGFAAPLDAIETLLASGDDGRLDCALHDRVVDEVLHRGDWGYVLPSDPPLVVLDTRTRRWRSERNLSRPSGLMDWEALTDFQQELLDHRSVIIVSPAPMFGVKLIETVQRVFSWAGLSLLVDAENWMAHRGAAQVMLNIFRHTRTPGNYVILSGDVHYSFAYEVRIRGRAEGPRLWQITSSGVKNEFPRRLLDFFDRLNRWLYSPRSPLNWFTKRRRVRVQPWLPSRSQSGERLWNGAGIGRVRLDAEGRPVRVEQLNADGSPPVAFAPERDERNLS from the coding sequence ATGCCCAATCCCGCGCCGTCCGATGCCGTTACGACTCTGCCGCTTGTGCTCGCCGGCCCGATCCTGCGGCGGCTCGAGGCCGGACGCCTGGTGCTCTGGCTGGTGGGCAGCGAGTCGCTGTCGCTGCGTCTGGCGCTGCACCCGGAGGGCGAGGCGGCGCGTGTGGTGACGCTGGACGAAGAGGGTTGCCGCCGCCTACGCCTGGGCACCTCGGCCTGGCTGCATCTGGTGGACGTTCGTCTGGAGGTGCCGCTGCCCCGGGATCGCCTGGTCGAGTACGACGTCCTGGTGGCGCGCAACGGCGTCACCCGGGGAGTCGCCGATTGGGCGCCGCACCTGATTCACGGGGGCACCGAACGTCCGGCCTTCGTCATCCGTTCGCGCTATGACGACCTGCTGCACGGCTCCTGCCGCAAGCCGCATTATCCAGCGGCGGATGGGTTGCTGGTGGTCGACGCGCTGGTGGCCGACGTGCGCCAGGACCCGCTGCGTTGGCCCGCGGCGCTTCTGATGACCGGCGATCAGGTCTACGCAGACGATGTCGCCGGGCCAACCCTGGTGGCCATCCACGCGCTTATCCGCCGTCTGGGCCTGTATGGCGAATGCCTGGAGGGGGCGGTGGTCGCCGACAGTGACGAGCTGATGACCCATCCGGCGACTTACTACCGGCGCGAGCAATTACTGCCGGCGTTCAAATCCAACGAGGCCTTGCGCGAGCGCTTCTTCGGCGGCGTGGAGAAGCCGGTATTCACGACCTCCAATGCGCATAACCATCTGGTCTCGCTGGGGGAGGTACTGGCCATGTACCTGCTGGTCTGGTCGCCGCTGCCCTGGCAGCTGATCGAGCTGCAGGCGCCGCCGCTGGACGGCGACCTGGCCGAGCGCTATGCCCGAGAGGCGCGCTGCATCGAGGCCTTCCGCGCAGGCCTGCCGCAGGTCGCGCGGGCCCTGGCACATCTGCCGTCGCTGATGATCTTCGATGATCACGACATCACCGACGACTGGAACCTTAGCGCGCGCTGGGAACAGACCGCCTACGGTCACCCGTTTTCGCGCCGTATCATCGGTAACGCGTTGCTTGGCTATCTTCTCTGCCAGGGCTGGGGCAATGCGCCCGATGGCTTTGCCGCACCGCTGGATGCAATCGAGACGCTACTGGCGAGCGGCGACGATGGCAGGCTCGACTGCGCCTTGCATGATCGGGTGGTGGACGAGGTGCTGCATCGTGGTGACTGGGGCTACGTACTGCCCAGCGATCCGCCGCTGGTGGTACTCGACACCCGCACCCGCCGATGGCGCAGCGAGCGCAACCTGAGCCGCCCGTCGGGCTTGATGGATTGGGAAGCGCTCACCGATTTCCAGCAGGAACTGCTCGATCATCGCTCGGTGATCATCGTCTCGCCGGCACCGATGTTCGGCGTCAAGCTGATCGAGACCGTGCAGCGTGTGTTCAGTTGGGCCGGGCTGTCGCTGTTGGTCGACGCGGAAAACTGGATGGCGCATCGCGGTGCTGCCCAGGTGATGCTCAACATCTTTCGGCATACCCGCACGCCGGGCAACTATGTGATCCTCTCCGGCGATGTGCATTACTCCTTTGCCTATGAGGTGCGCATTCGCGGCCGTGCTGAAGGGCCGCGCCTGTGGCAGATCACCAGCAGCGGGGTGAAGAACGAATTTCCGCGGCGCCTGCTGGATTTTTTCGACCGCCTCAACCGCTGGCTGTACTCGCCCCGTTCGCCGCTGAACTGGTTCACCAAGCGCCGCCGTGTCCGGGTCCAGCCGTGGCTGCCGAGTCGCAGCCAGTCCGGCGAACGGTTGTGGAACGGCGCCGGTATCGGGCGCGTCCGGCTCGACGCCGAGGGTCGGCCGGTGCGTGTGGAACAGCTCAACGCCGACGGCTCGCCCCCGGTGGCTTTCGCGCCCGAGCGCGATGAGCGCAACCTCAGCTGA